The Erigeron canadensis isolate Cc75 chromosome 1, C_canadensis_v1, whole genome shotgun sequence genome segment ATAACATGATATCGATGATAATTTCTTTTGCCAACATctattgtatataaaaaaagttgaaagtttTGAATAAGCAATATGAACTTAAACTAAAACCAGACCATAACTATATAATTTTAAGCACAAATCCTTTAGAAATGTGTTTGACTTTCATGATATAATATACTAGTAACTAAAGACTTGGAAAGCAAAATTGATTTTGGCAAACATTAATGCTTATGGTATACTTTATAGTTtatactactcgtattaattaagttattGATGAACTATATCTTGgcattcatatttttttttttaatggtttggATCATTTAATTGAAACTTCTCACCGTCTATCACCTAGTAAGAGAAGAAACCCCAACTAAACTGCCTGAAGGCACGACGTTAGTTGAGGTAAAACTCTGCCctctctgcaggactcaaatcTGTTTCATTAGAGGAttttttgtgaaattcctttaagtgtctttctcatgtctcgaactcgagaccttcaATATGTAAATCTGGtgctcaaccattgagctataaTAAGAAGTACTCTTGTCATTCATATGGTCCATGGGAACATAGAGCATTTGGGTTATGAAgatgattatttattatttggaTCATAAGTTAGAAGtctttttaaagatattatTGTACATACTTTATACTTTTTCATATCCCGCACTATTATTATTCTCTTTACTGgattatacaaatttaaaattGCTAAAATGTTATTATATAGATTAGAAGGAAAGATGTATTCTAAATTTCCAAcatagaattttttttcaacGTACCGTTTATATTGAACTTCATTTTAAAATTGTCATGTCAAATTTTTAGGTTAACCTTGTTCTTTATATTCATCATCATTAATCTTTAATACAATATAGAATAAAATTATTAACCAAAAACCATTGTGAAcctttctattatatatattcatcattaCAATACGGCTAATTAAGATCCAAGCACTGAAGTTCTCATTGTGAAAAGTTTGACGACAAATTGAAAAATTACCATTgcctcattttctttttctccttttgagacaaaaagaaaaattacaacttcaaacatgcgaacaaaattattttatcaaacacGGAGGTTCACCCATGGCTAACTCGAGCTACCCTTTGAAGCGATGCTAAaaccttatatattttttggaaaCTATACCTATGTGGTATAAAGTAATAGGGTGAAAAAGCATGGGTACATTGGTATACATATTAATGGTAGTTGTTGTTAAGAATTTATGATGATAAATTGATGACAAAGGAACGGAAATACATGTTAGTTGTTGTGGGTAATTCACTCGATAGTAAGTAGGAAATAGGAAATAGGAAATGAGAAATACTTTAGAAACCTacaaataagggtattttgatgTGTAACTTTTAGCTAGTGTATATGGTGCCATACATATTTACTcacatttaattaatatttcaaacatagcattatatatatgtttatccaAAAGATAAATTtactaaacaaatatattagtatGATTTTTAGGTACTAGATAATCATCTAATTTATTAAAATGTCACAATTTGTCTccattgtttatttttaataaggGTTTAGCTTGATGCAATTAACTGCATCATTTTTTTATGCagttaccatgaaaatcaagggacacatttttgtaatatatcaatCATCTATGTAATATGTATGTGTGATTGCATCTAAGAACTTTAACTACATATTCAATTTTCCGACGTAGCATTTCTTGTCAAGATATTATTTCATTTGgtttattattaaaagaagCACAATGTAGAAATAGTGTTCGATTCCTCCTGATTTTAAGTTGGAGATCTCTTATACTATgaacttataataattataaaggGTATGTAGAGAATGAATAACGAACTTTTTTAACGAGAGGTGAATTAGTACAGTATTATGAACTTTGGTTTATTCAGTATACTCTTAATTACTTTTATAGTTGATTGTATAAACTGTAAAGTATAactatgttgaatgaatcaaaTTTTGTGGTAGGTATATTAATTCTCTTTATTAACAAATCAATCTTACATTGTCATTGTTATTACATACAAAAAGAAAAGGTCTACTCCATTAATCCAGAATCTAAAGTAATGAATTTTTTAAGACAAACTTTTTTcatttggaaaagaaaaaaaaaatcacatacatCGCTATATATCAATTCTCATTGAGTTGAATAATACTCTCTTTTTAAACatcaatcaatatcaatatatatactagacaAGAATTTAGAATAATACCTAAGCCGATGAGTTGAATAATATTTAAccatcaattaatatatatactagaagtTAGAATAAAGTCCAATAATATCTATCATCactgtgtttatatatattctatcaaataaaaaaatgatgatgatagGTAAACGTATTAATTCTGAAAAAGTATGAGCAAAGTGTGACATGTAAAAAGTTGACGATCCATAAATAAAAACAAGCAAAATAATAGAcacaaatttataaacaaagttAAGACGGTGATGATTTTAGGTTAGTTGGAAAACGTTGGCTTAGCTTACTTGCTTTGCCTGTTCAAAGTTTACGGCTTTCTATACATTTTGACTTTCTTGAGAGAGGTCATAAATCCATAATAACCTCTAATTATtcataataatgtataaagtatatatgtaaatttgttACTAAATTAGCACTGTAAATTTGTCAAGCAAATATTTAAGAGGTAATTTAGGAACTGGTTGGAACTGACCATAAGCACAAATCAAACTCGCTTATTTCGCTACATGTAAAAACTAAACAGAAACTCGaaatatttttatcaagtaAAACCTTATCCGTTTACATGCACATTAAAAGTACTAGCGCAAACAACATCTGAAAATGTTGGCACAACTTCATCAAAAAACTTTGCCATGGTGTTTTGTCGGGGAGCCGATGAGGAAGAGATGAAATGATGGGCCCTCTATACTGTGAAAAGTGAAAAGTGTTTAAATgtgtgtttatgttttatttttcataagatttttttaattaaaagtaataATTAGATAACTAGAGAATGATATAGtgttaacataaatatattaatcgAACAACACCAAATATCAAATGTGTTTTAGAATGTTATATGACTTGTGAGAAGTATCTATTGTAAGTAACTCTCAGTATCGTGttctacgggttttgggtcctaataccgtcttcgacggtgtatgagggaggttgatatgtagacagtcttacccctaccaaaggtagagatgctgcttccaggttctaccataggtagaaaaggaccttcagccttgctgggcatgaagatcgaacccatgacctctgtttccagaggcataagctccaaccactgatccaacccagttgaagggctttttctaccatttaggtagaaactgaaaacagcctctctacttaggtagaggtaagatctgcctacatcttaaccttcccatacaccgtcgaagtattggggctcaaaacccgcagaaagCAGCACTAAGCAGTTACTTGTCTATTGTGCAAATCACTACTCTAAGTACGGGACTAGTTAAAAATAGTTAACACGAGTTGTTAATATGtactttaaattaaattaagttgtttttttaattaattatatcatcaaaaattcaaaccctctctttgatttttctttcttttctttgctTTCTCTCTAGTCATCATCAAcatctttttcaaaaaaaatatatatatatgttacacaGTTTACACAcacattattaattttaaaaaaaatcataacaaacACTATTGAAATTTCCATATAACAAAACCAAACCAGTAgacttttcaaaagaaaaaaaaaagagctagATCATAAGCAGCAGCTGCCGTTAATGGGTCATTGCTGCAGCAAAGACGCCGTTGTAAAAGACGAAAATACCCCTGGATCCACCGTCcaaaatcaccaccaccacccacaACCACCTCGCCGGAGTCCAAAACCCAGAACCCCATCTCCGGCAGTCAACGGTGGTGGGAGGTCAAACACCACAACCCCAAGTCATTCTTTCACCGGCAGCCCATGGGGACAGACTTACCCTGCCGGAATACCTCCGACGCCGTCTCCGGCGAGGACTCCAAGACGGATGTTCAAATGGCCTTTCCCACCTCCTTCTCCGGCGAAGCCCATCATGTCTGCCCTTTTGAAACGGCAGAAGACGGCAGCTATACCGGAAAATGACGGTGGAgctggcggcggcggcggcggtggtggtgaggTGAATGGTAACGGTAACAGAGAATTGGATAAAAGTTTTGGATATAGTAAGAATTTTGGGTCAAAATATGAGCTGGGTAAAGAAGTTGGGAGAGGGCATTTTGGTCATACTTGTTGGGCCAAATGTAAAAAAGGACCTCTAAAAAATCATCCTGTTGCTGTTAAAATCATTTCTAAATCCAAggttttttactttatttattactcTTCATATCTCCGTGTGTTTATTATTGAAACGGGTAAACGTAGAGGGATAATTGTTTAAGCGAAAGTCGAGCCTTTAGTTCTTATATATGCTGTTTAACTGTTTTATCGATGCCCGTTTCCTAGACTTTTTAACTGGCCGTCCCAACATGTTTACCTAGTGAGGTGGTTTGAATTTTGAGACCTTTAGGACGCCTTACCACTAGACCACCTTGGAGACGGTTTGCGTTTTAGTAACGAGTTTTGATATATTTGATCGAATACTGTTGTTATAAAGTTTTTGGGTAAGTGATTCATTTACCCCGTGTGTTGATTTAGATGATAAAGATTTGAACTATAGGATTATTTGTCATTTGCTAAGAAAGTGACTTGAGTTGTTTTGGTGCCAAAcgatttgttttaattattgtaCAAGTATTGAATTTTGATGCATATGATCATAATGTCTTTGGTATCAGAATTTAGGATAAGCCAGCTTATACATTTCTTTATTGATTTAGATGATAAAGATTTGAACTTTAGGGTTATTTAGTGAGGACCTTGTTATTGGTGTTATTTGCTAGGAGGGCaacttttgtttctttcaatGCTAAAAGATTTGTTTGCTTTTTTGGGTAGATGACAACAGCGATATCGATTGAAGATGTACGTAGGGAGGTGAAGTTATTGAAGGGTTTATCTGGACATCAACATATGGTCCAGTTTCATGAGGCATTTGAGGATGATCAGAGTGTATATATAGTTATGGAGTACGTATTCCATCTCGTCATGTTCTCATTTGTAAAGCCATTTATTATTTCGATGCATGTGATATTAATTGAGCGTTTAGGATTGCATATTTTCAAGTACTTATAGCTAATTGTGTTTATGACAAAAAGCACTTATAAGTGTTTGGATGCATAAATCAACTTTTGCTTTTTAGCTTATTTTGAGAGGAAAAACTTGTCTTTTTGAAAGCACCTTAGCCTTAGGAGGTTCTTATTTTGAATGCGATAAGCACTAAATATGCAATTCCAAACACCCTTTAAGTTACATGTAATATGATTCTGTAAGTTGAAAATTCAAATACTTGATGGCGGAGTTTATGTTTCATGTCCCATTCTGGGAACATCTTTCGTCTCTGATTTCTGATATCAACGAAATTATGGTATATGACAGACTGTGCGAAGGGGGAGAATTGCTTGACCGCATTTTAGCCAGGTGATAATGAAATACCATGTTTTTTATTGGTTATGTTGGGAGCATGTGGTATCTATTTTCTTATGCATTAACATAGTAGCCTTTATATTATTGCAGAGGTGGAAGATATACCGAAAATGATGCAAAATCAATAGTTGTTCAAATTTTGAGTGTAGCTTCTTTTTGTCATCTTCAGGGTGTTGTGCACCGTGATTTAAAGCCGGAGGTACGTGTCGTGTATGATttgttttaattgatttaattacCGTTTGAATTTTCTGGACGTAATGAATTCATTTATCATTCTAACATGGCTTTTAATACGTTGACCTGTTTTTGGGGCAGAACTTCCTTTTCAGCACACGAGACGAAGAATCGCCAATGAAGGTTATAGATTTTGGTTTATCTGATTTTGCTAGACCAGGTACGTTGTATTTTCTTTACACAGCTTCTTCCCATCTTTGCTAGGCTGATAGGTCCTGAGTGATATTTTACTGGAAATAATGTAAGTATGAACAAAATGTAAATTTAGGCAACCATCTCGCCAACATAGATTGCTTTTGAGTGACGAGTTCTTTCCAATGATGCTCGACTTAGCACCACATAATTTATCAAATTAAGCATAATACTTGACttttaaaacttatttatgGAGATGCTTTGTTTTGGAAGTAATATTGTTACTTATTTAATGATTGCAAAGTGGCATACTATAATTGTATACTTTGCCTCTTTAGCTAATTATTAACCCTGAAAAGCACAATTCTTACATTTAGACTACCCTTGCCACATATGCCTGCTACGAGAATTCAAATCTTGGTAGATGCGTTTCTCATGTTTTTAGCTCTTATCGTAATTTTAACCCTTTCGTATATCACCTGATTACTTGCACGAATTCGGGTAACGGATACAACGGAGGATGAAAAGGAAACTGTACCCAACCGGGGATGGGCGTATTAAGAAAGCTGTTTAAGTGAACTAGGTGGAGAACATTTTTCCTATAGTAAAAACAATTCGAACTGTAATTTAAATGGGGACATAAGATTCCTTCGATCTTGTGAAGCTGCTAATTTAAATTGCAAGATTCATAACAGAAAGCATGTTAGTTTTGATGATCTAAAGTATCTGAAAGTTTTTCCAATCATGGTAAAGAGCATCGAGTGTCAAGTATAGAAATGGCACTTGTTAGCCATTCCCcttatgattggtcaattggATTGTGTTTTATTTTCAAGCGGATCACAACTCTCTAATtggttaattaaaatatttagatCAAAGGGGAATGGGTTAACCGGGCTAACAGTCACACAAAGTTTATTATTTATGCAGTCTCCTGAATCGTTTTAATTGAAGTCTCAGATTACTGTTGGAATGACCCTTATTTGTTGTCAGGGTTAGTAGATGAATGatttataagataataaaatGATTGATGATTGGTGGGTCGACCCAAACCAAACTGGCCTTTTTCGATACGGTCGCAAAGTGACCTGTTTCAATAT includes the following:
- the LOC122600137 gene encoding CDPK-related kinase 6-like; this translates as MGHCCSKDAVVKDENTPGSTVQNHHHHPQPPRRSPKPRTPSPAVNGGGRSNTTTPSHSFTGSPWGQTYPAGIPPTPSPARTPRRMFKWPFPPPSPAKPIMSALLKRQKTAAIPENDGGAGGGGGGGGEVNGNGNRELDKSFGYSKNFGSKYELGKEVGRGHFGHTCWAKCKKGPLKNHPVAVKIISKSKMTTAISIEDVRREVKLLKGLSGHQHMVQFHEAFEDDQSVYIVMELCEGGELLDRILARGGRYTENDAKSIVVQILSVASFCHLQGVVHRDLKPENFLFSTRDEESPMKVIDFGLSDFARPDQRLNDIVGSAYYVAPEVLHRSYNVEADIWSIGVITYILLCGSRPFFARTESGIFRSVLRADPNLNDSPWPSVTPEAKDFVKRLLNKDHRKRMTASQALTHPWLRDEDRAVPLDILIYKLVKSYLRSSPLKRAALKALSKALTEDELVYLRAQFDLLEPKDGYVSLDNFRMALVKHSTAAMRESRVLDILDTMKPLTYTRMTFEEFCAAAISPHQLEALEGWETIATTAFEFFELEGNRVISVDALAQEMNVGPTAHAVLKDWIRSTDGKLNFLGYAKLLHGLTIRSSNTRHH